CAGCGCCTCTTCCATCAGCTTGTCGCCGTTTGGAAAAGAGAGCAGGCCGTCCTGGGGGAAGGCGACCACCTGGATATCGATCTTGTCCCTGAACTCGTCGCGCAGCGCGCACAGCGTTTTGAGGCCGACCAGGCTCGGGTCACTGGTGTCGGCGTGGGTACGCACGAACTGCACACCGTTACCGATCAGCAGGTTAAGCGTCTTGATGACGCGCTCGCGGATATCGGCCTCAGAAAGCATCGGCTTGCGCTCTCCCCAGCGCTCGATGCCCTCGAACAGCGTGCCGCTTTCGTTCCAGGCCGGTTCACCGGCGGTCAGCGCGGCGTCCAGGTGGATGTGCGGCTCGATGAACGGCGCGCAGGCAAGCTTGCCGCCGGCATCGAGCTGATCGGCCGAGGCCTCGATGGGAGCGCTCTGCGCCTCGATGGCGGTGAAGACGCCGTTGTCGATTTTAATCTCGAAGAGTTCGGCGCGCTGGCGCAGGCGGGCGTTGACGATATGCATTCAGTGGCTCACAGAGTGTTCGGTAGAAGATGAAAGGCGATTGACCGGTGCCGGCTGACCCACGCGCAGCAGCAGGGCATAGCTTAGCGCGGCCATCAGCACGCCGACCAGCGGCGGCAACAGCGGCGAGAAGTAGGCCGCCGCGGCGCCAATGGCGTAGGCGGTGAGGCCCCGGCGATCGAAAGCGGGCAGGTTGGCATCGATCAGGGCCGGGTAGCGGCCCCGATGCTTGAGCCAGAAGTCCGCCATGATCACTCCACCCATTGGCGGAATGAAGGTGCCGAGCAGCACCAGAAATGGAATCAGGTAGTGGTACATGCCGCCGACGGCCAGCACGGTGCCAATCGCCGCCCCTGCCACGGTCACCGTGCGTCGCCGGTCGGTGCGGACCAGGTTGCACCCGGCCACGGCGAAGTTGTAGATGGTGTTGTCCTGGGTGGTCCAGATATTGAGAAACAGCATCAGCACCGCAATCGATACGAACCCCTGGGCGATCAGCACGTCGACGATGTCCGCCTGCTGGTAAATCATCGCGCCAAGCGCCCCGGTCAGCACCATCAGCCCGTTACCGACCAGAAAGGCCAACAGCGTGGCGATGACCGCCACGCGCGGGCTTTTGGCGAAGCGGCTCCAGTTGGTGGCTTGGGTGCCGCCGCTGATGAAGGTGCCGATGATGACCGTGACCGCCGCGGCCACGTTCATGCTCTCGCTCGGCGTTTGGCGGGCAAGACCGGCAAAGCCGCCCACGTCGACCAGCCCGGCGGCCAGGCTCAGCAGAATGAAAACCATCATGGCCGGCACAGCAACGCGCGATAGCCAGTCCATGCCGCGGTAGCCGATCATCGCGGTGATGCAGAAACCGAACCCAAAAAGCACCATAAGAGGGATTTCCATCCATTCTTGCATCCCGGTGGTGCGTACCAGCACGACGGCGATGGTGGCCGTGCCCCAGGCGTACCAGCCGATCTGCGTAAAACCGAGAATGAAATCCGACAGCTTGCTGCCCTTCTCACCGAAGCAGAACCGGCCCATGAGCACGGCGTTGAGCCCGCTCTTGCAGGCAATGTAGCCCAGTGCGGCGGCGTAGGCGCCGAGCAGCAGATTGCCCAGCAGCACGATCCACAGAAGCTGGCCAATGGGAAAGGCCTGACCAAGCGAGCCGCCGGCCCACATGGTGGCGGTGAAAAAGGTGAACCCCAGTAACACGACGGACGTAGAGAGAAGCCCCTTACGGGCGCTGGCAGGCACCTCGCGCAGGGGGTAGTCGGATGTTTGCATGCTCAAGACCTCGTGACGGCGCATCGCGCGCGTTGCGGTAAACCTAGAATGAAGCAATAAACAGGCCAGTTGAGCGTTTTCTAATGAGCTGCGAGGTGGTTGGCTTCGGTCGCGTTGGGCGGGGCAAAAAAACGCCCCCTTGCAGGGAGGGGGCGGGGGGCGTTCAAGGTTATATGGCTTAAAGGATCGAGACTCAGGACGCCGGCGCGGTGCCCAGCGCGCTCACCACTTCGTCGATCTGAAGCGACAGACTCTGCAGGCCACCGCCGGAAAGATACCAAAGCGCCGGCGAGAGCACGGCGACCTCGGCATTGGCGGCGCCGGCCTCTTCGAGCTGCTGGCGCAGTTCGTCGGCGTCGAGCGGCTGCTGGCCGATGGCGGCGCTGCGGTCGATGATCAGCAGGCGCTCCGGGTCGATCTCGGCGATCGCTTCTGGCGAGAGCCGCGTGAAGCTGCGCTCACCGAAGGTTTCGGCCTCGACGCCGTCCGGCATCGCCTGCTTCTCGACGCCCAGCAGCTCGTGAATCACCGGATGCTCGTTGAGCGAGTAGTTACCGTCATTATGAGTCACGACCAGCGTGCGCGGGGCATCGGCAAGCGCTTCACGCTGGGTCTCGATCTCATTGTGCAGCGTTTCGAGGGCATCTTCGGCCTCGCTCTCAAGGCCCGCGTGTTCGGCCAGGGTGCGCACGTTGTCATCGAAGGCGGCGAGGTAGTCGTCGCCGGTCAGGCCCGCGTCGAACAGCGGCGCGATCGCCTCTAACGCCTCCTTGTGCTCGCCCTGACGGCCGGTATAGACGATCAGCGTCGGCTCGCTCTCGGCCAGCGCGTCGAGATCCGGCGTTTTCAAACCGCCGATATCGGTGTAGTCGCCCTCTTCCAGGCTCGACAGGTAGCCGGGCATGGTCTGCTTGGGATAGCCGACCACCTGATCGCTGGCGCCCAGCGCGATCAGCGTGTCCAAACTGCCCAGATCGAACAGCGCGAAGCGCTCCTCGGCGTGGGCGCCAGCGCTAACGGCGGCGGCCAGAAGCGAGGAAGTGGCGAGCGCTGATTTCATGGCGATTTTCTTCATGACATTCCCTTTTTTGAGAAGATGTTTTATATGAGATTTATTATCATATTAGCAATGGTTAGGCATTGTCACTTTTTTTCAGAACGGAGGCTTTTAAAACAAACGCTTTCAACACGTAAGCGTTCAATACAGAAGCTTTCGATACGAACGCTTTCAAAAGAGGTAGCCGTGATCGCCAGATAAATTGAAATGTTATATTATATTTATTTAAGGCCGTGCCCGCACTCCTTGCGGTCACAACCACAACCTGGCAGGGAGAACCCGGGTGGCATCCGTACTTTTCGAACATATCGAAGCGCTTCAAGGCGAGCGCGAGTGGGGCGATTTTCTGGACGCTGGCACTGGCATCAACTCGATCAACTGGGTGAGCGGGCTCGATACAGCGCGCTGGACAGCGGTGACCGGCGCCGGCGGCATGGCGCAAAGTGTCGAGCGTGCCGTACAAGGCAAAAAACGTGAGCAGGACCGGCTGGTGCTGGGCAACTGGCAGGATCCGCGTTTTCTCGCCGACGAGCGTTTCGACACCGTGTTGGCCGACTACCTGCTCGGCGCCATCGATGGCTTCGCCCCCTACTGGCAGGACGAGCTGTTTCCCCGGCTCTGCGCGCTGACGAAAAAGCGGCTATACCTGGTGGGTCTCGAGCCCTACGTGCCGTTCGATGCGACCACCGCGTCGGGCAAGCTGGTGGTGGAGATCGGTCGGCTGCGCGATGCCTGCCTACTGCTGGCCGGCGAGCGCACCTACCGCGAGTACCCGAGTGCCTGGGTCGAACGTCAGCTCGACCGCGCCGGTTTCGAGGTCGTCGAGACCAAACGCTTCCCGATCCGCTACGGCAAGAAGTTCGTCGAGGGCCAGATGAAGATGTGCCGCCAGCGCATGGCGACGATCGCCGACCGTTACCTGGCCCAGGCGATGCTCAAGCACGTCGAGGATCTGGAGCGCCGCGCGCTTTCGCACATCGACATCGACGGCGGGCTCAGTCACGGCGCGGACTACGTGATGGTGGCCGAGCCGAAAAAAAGCGCCCCGCAGGGCGCTTGAGGCGTTTTACGTTTAACCGGCGGCCTTGAAGGGGTTTCGCGGGTCGTCGTCCCAGGCCAGAAAGTCCTTGCCGGTTTCCTGAGGCACCATGGTGATGCAGTTCTCCACCGGGCAGGTGATCTGGCACAGGTTGCAGCCCACGCACTCTTCGTCGATCACTTCATAGCGGCGCGCGCCGCCGGGCTCGGAGAGCTTGGCGATCGACTGGTGCGAGGTGTCCTCGCAGGCGATATAGCAGCGCCCGCACTCGATGCAGAGATCCTGGTCGATGTGGGCGATGGTCTTGAAGTTGATGTCCAGGTGTTTCCAGTCGGTGGTTTGCGGGATCGCCTTGCGCGAGAACGCCTCGACCGACGCGTAGCCTTTCTCCGCCATCCAGCGCGATAGGCCATCCTTCATCTCCTCGACGATGCGAAAGCCGTTGAGCATCGCTGCGGTGCAGACCTGCACGCTGCCCGCCCCGAGCGCAATGAACTCCGCCGCATCCCGCCAGCTCGAGATACCGCCGATGCCGGAAATGGGCAGCGCAGGGGTTTCGACGTCGCGGGCGATCTCGGCCACCATGTTCATGGCGATGGGCTTGACCGCGCTGCCGCAGTAGCCGCCGTGGGTGCTCTGGTGGCCCACGGTGGGCTTGGCGACCATGTTGTCGAGATCGATGCTGGTGATCGAGTTGATGGTGTTGATCAGCGACACCGCATCCGCCCCGCCGCGCAGCGCCGCCCGGGCACCCACGCGGATATCGGTGATGTTGGGGGTGAGCTTTACGATCACCGGCTTCGAGTAGTACTTCTTGCACCAGGCGGTGACCTGCTCGATGAGATCCGGGTTCTGGCCTACCGCCGCGCCCATGCCGCGCTCTGGCATGCCGTGGGGGCAGCCCAGGTTCAGCTCGATGCCATCGGCGCCGGTGGCCTCGACCCTCGGCAGAATGTAGGCCCAGGACGCCTCGACGCAGGGCACCATGATCGAGACGATCAGCGCCCGGTCCGGCCACTCCTTTTTCACCTGGGTAATTTCGGCCAGGTTCACCTCCAGCGAACGGTCGGTGATCAGCTCGATATTGTTGAAACCGATCACCTCGCGGTTCTTGCCGTAGTGGGCGGAGTAGCGCGACGACACGTTCACCGCCGGCGGCTCTTCGCCAAGCGTCTTCCAGACCACGCCACCCCAGCCCGCTTCAAACGCGCGCACCACGTTGTAGGCCTTGTCGGTAGGCGGCGCCGAGGCGAGCCAGAAGGGGTTGGGGGCCTTGATGCCGGCAAAGTTGACCGAGAGATCGACACCGTTGACCACGGCGTCGCCGCGCCCTTTCTTGCCGGGAAAGGCGAGGGGAGTGAAAGCGTTGGTGTTCATGCGGCCTCCTGACGCGCGATCAGCGCCTGGTGAATGGCGTGGGCGGCGAGCTTGCCGTGCTGCACGGCCTGCACGGTCAGATCCTGCCCCGGTGCCACGCAGTCGCCGCCGGCGTAAACGCCGGCCACCGAGGTCTGAAAATGATCGTCGATGCGAATGCGCTCGCCGTCGCGGGCAAGCTCGGCGGCGGTGGCATCTTTAAGACTTTCGCTCGCAAAGCCTTGGCCGATCGCCTTGAAGATGGCGTCCGCCGGGATGTCGACGTGTTCGCCGGTCAGCGCCAGGCCGCGCTCCTCGGCGCGGGTTCTGGCAAAGCGCATGCCCGACACGCGGCCCTGCTCGTCGAGCAGCACCTGATCCGGCTGCGCCCAGGTGAGCATGCGCACGCCGTTGGCTTTGGCGATCTCCTGCTCGTGGTGAGTGGCGGACATCGCCTCCAGCCCGCGCCGGTAGACCAGCGTCACTTCAGACGCGCCCAAACGCGCCATTTGCGTGGCCATATCGATTGCCGTATTGCCGGCACCGATCACGATACAGCGCCGGGCCACGGGCAGTTGGCCCAGGTCGTTGGTCTGGCGCAGCAGCTTGATGTAGTCGACGGCGGCGAGTGATCCGGTGGCGTCTTCGTCACTCAGCATCAGCGCCCGGCTGGCGCCGAGGCCCAGGCCCAGAAACACGCTATCGAAACGCTCGCGCAGCTCGCCCAGCGTCACGTTTTCGCCCAGGCGCTGGCCGTACTCGATGTCGATGCCACCCACCTCGAGCAGAAACTCCACCTCGCGGCGGGCGAAGTCGTCGGTCATCTTGTAGCGGGCGATGCCGTACTCGTTGAGCCCGCCGGGTTTGGCCTCGGCCTCGAAAATCGTTACTCGATGGCCCAGAAGCGCGAGTCGATGGGCGCAGGAGAGCCCGGCGGGGCCGGCGCCCACCACCGCGATGTGACGGCCAGTGGCGGACGCACGCTTGAACGGGTGGCCGTCAAACTGCATGTGATCGGTGGCGTGGCGCTGCAACAGGCCGATGAGCACCGGCTGGCACTCGGCGTCGTGATTACGCACGCAGCTCTGCTCGCAGAGAATCTCGGTCGGGCACACCCGGGCGCAGCTGCCGCCCAGGATGTTGGCTTCCAGAATCGTCTGCGCCGCGCCGTTGACGTTGCCTTCATTGATCTGGCGAATGAAACTTGGCACGTCGATCTCCGACGGGCACGCCTCGACGCAGGGCGCATCGAAGCAGTAGAGGCAGCGCTGGCTCTCGATGATCGCCTGGCGCTGGGTGAGCGGTGGATGAAGGTCGCTGAAGTTGCCGGCAAGCGCCGGGCCGTCGTAGGTGCCGACCTCTTGTGCGCTCGGCAGGTAGTCGAGTGGATGGGTCACGGTCGTCTCTCCCGATACGTGGGTATCGATGGTTTTTATGTCGCTATTCTTTGTCGATGGTCGTTATATCGATGGGCGCTGCCTCAGCGGTTTACCGCTTTGGGGGCGTTGAGTTCGGCGCGCTTTTTGAGCTGCTCGAAGATGCCCGGATAGGCGGGGCGCTCGAGATAGCGTCCGGCGCCGCGCTCGGCGTGTAGCTCCTTGCCATCGCGCCAGACCCACTTGCCCTGGCTGACGGTATGGCGAGCAATGCCGCGCACCGTCTTGCCCTCGAAAATATTGAAGTCGACGTTCTGGTGGTGGGTTTTGGCGGAGATGGTGCGCGTGCCGTTGGGGTCCCACACCACGATATCGGCGTCGGCACCGACCTGAATCGCCCCCTTGCGCGGGTAGAGGTTGAAGATCTCGGCGGTGTTGGTAGAGGTCAGGGCGACGAACTGCTGCGTCGAGAGCTTGCCGGTGTTCACCCCTTCGTCCCACAGCACGGCCATGCGGTCCTCGACGCCGGCGGTGCCGTTGGGGATTTTGGTGAAGTCCTCACGGCCGGCGGCTTTTTGCTCCTCGCAGAAGCAGCAGTGATCGGTGGCGGTGGTTTGCAGGTTGCCCGACTGCAGGCCGTGCCAGAGCGCCTCCTGGTGGCCTTTCGGGCGAAAGGGCGGGCTCATCACGTGCGCCGCCGCCGTGGCCCAGTCCGGGTGCTGGTAGACGCTGTCGTCGAGCACCAGGTGCCCGGCGAGCGCCTCACCAAACACCGCGTGGCCCTGCTGGCGGGCGTAGGCGATCTCGTCCACCGCATCCTTGGTAGATACGTGCACGAGATACACCGGTGCGCCCAGGGTGCTGGCGATACGGATGGCCCGGCTGGCGGCTTCCCCTTCGACCTGAGGCGGGCGCGACAGCGGGTGAGCTTCCGGGCCGGTCATGCCCTGGGCGAGCAGCTTTTGCTGCATGTGGTAGACCAGCTCGCCGTTTTCGGCGTGGACGGTAGGCACCGCACCCAGCTCCAGGCAGCGCGAAAAGCTCTCCACGAGGATGTCATCGGTGGCCATGATCGCGCCCTTGTAGGCCATGAAGTGCTTGAAGCTGTTGACGCCGTGCTCATGGACCAGCGTGCCCATTTCTTCTTTCACGCTGTCGTCCCACCAGGTGATCGCCACGTGGAAGGCGAAGTCGGTGGCGGCTTTCTCGGCCCAGCCCTGCCAGGTCTCGAAAGCTTCCAGCAGCGACTGACCGGGGCTCGGGATGACGAAGTCGATGATCGTGGTGGTGCCCCCGGCCATCGCCGCGGCGGTGCCGGTGTAGAAGTCTTCGCTGGCCACCGCGCCCATGAAGGGCATCTGCATATGGGTGTGGGGGTCGATGCCGCCGGGCATGACGAGCTGGTCCGTGGCGTCGACGATCTCGCAGCCCTCGGGGGTGTCCAGGTTCATGCCGATGGCCTCGATCTTGCCATCGACGCAGAGTACGTCGGCGCGGTAGGTGTCGGCGTGGGTGACGACGGTGCCGCCCTTGATGAGTAGGCTCATGGGATCTCTCCTGCTGTACCAGTCGCTTGGTTATTCGCCGTCGGTCAGGCGGGTGTAGGTCTCGGGGCGGCGGTCGCGGAAGAACTGCCAGTTGTTGCGCGCCTCGCGCACCGCATCCAGATCGATTTCGTGCACCAGCAGCTCATCCTCGGTGGCGCTGGCCTGGGCTTCGATCTTGCCGCGCGGGTTGACGATGTAGCTCGAGCCGTAGAAGTCGCCGATGTTCCAGGGCGCCTCGGTGCCGACCCGGTTGATGGCGGCGATGAAGCAGCCGTTGGCGGCGGCGGAGGCGGGCTGCTCGAGCTCCCAAAGATATTGCGAGAGCCCGGCGACGGTGGCGGAGGGGTTGAAGATCACTTCGGCGCCATTGAGCGCCAGCGCCCGCCAGCCTTCGGGGAAGTGGCGGTCGTAGCAGATATAGACGCCGATCTTGCCGAAGGCGGTATCGAACACCGGCCAGTCGGACTTGCCTGGCTTGAAGAAGTACTTCTCCCAGAACCCGGCGACCTGGGGGATGTGGGTCTTGTGGTACTTGCCAAGAAAACTGCCATCGGCGTCGAACACCGCCGCGGTGTTGTAATAGACCCCGGTTTCGGTCTCTTCGTAGACGGGTACGATGATCACCATGCGATGCTTGGCGGCGAGCGTCTGCATCAGCTGGCAGGTCGGCCCTTCGGGTACCCGCTCGGCGGCGGCGTACCACTTCTCGTCCTGACTGGGGCAAAAATAGGGCTGGTTGAACACTTCCTGAAAGCAGAGCACCTGCACGCCCTGGCTCGCGGCCTGCTCGATCATCGGTAAGTGCGCTTCGTTCATGGCGTCACGAATCTGCGCGGGGTCCTGGTCGGTACTGGCCTTCAATCCCATCTGGATCAAGCCGATCTTCATCGTTTGCATCTCGAGGCCCTCTCTTTGCTTGCACACACCGTCGCCCGATTGGGCGCGATGACGGTTATCGCTATTGACGATCAAGGCGTGCTGCAAGATCCACTCGCCAGGCAGCGAGGGAGTTTTTTTGTAATGATTATAAAGCTGTCCATGTCGGCAGCTTTTTTGAGAGTAGTGCGAAACGCGGGCGCCTTTCAAGGTTTTTGTGGCGTACTTTAAAATAACTTTTAACGTTATGATTTTATTGTTTTTTAGTAACTTTTATTGGCCTTTTACGTGTTCATGAGTGCTTTGAAATTAAGATTTTTAAAAATATTTTTATTAAAAACAGTTATTTATAGATTTATTTGTTTTTCTGTTTTTATTCAAAGAGACTTTTTGGTGCGTTTTTGAGGCCAAGTGCGCTATTTTGGCAATGGCTTTTAAAAGCCGGTTTATTAATAACAAAAATTTCGAGACTGGTACGAGATTACATGTCGAAAAGGTCAGCTTTAATTCAATCGTTTATGCGCTTTAAGCCAAGTGTAGGCATGCTTATTGCTGGGGTTAGCGCTGACTCGATTTAAAGCCTGACGCAATAACGATAAACGACAGTGGCTCTGCTGAGGAGAACTCCATGACCGTTACAACATCTCGCATGGTAGACCGAGAGGGGTTGATAGAACTCGAGGTGAACGACGACGTTCGTCAAAGCCCCCGCTTCAACGAGGATATCGCGCCGACCAAAGCAAGCGAGCGCACCTGGAGCAAGTG
The window above is part of the Halomonas sp. GD1P12 genome. Proteins encoded here:
- the codB gene encoding cytosine permease, which encodes MQTSDYPLREVPASARKGLLSTSVVLLGFTFFTATMWAGGSLGQAFPIGQLLWIVLLGNLLLGAYAAALGYIACKSGLNAVLMGRFCFGEKGSKLSDFILGFTQIGWYAWGTATIAVVLVRTTGMQEWMEIPLMVLFGFGFCITAMIGYRGMDWLSRVAVPAMMVFILLSLAAGLVDVGGFAGLARQTPSESMNVAAAVTVIIGTFISGGTQATNWSRFAKSPRVAVIATLLAFLVGNGLMVLTGALGAMIYQQADIVDVLIAQGFVSIAVLMLFLNIWTTQDNTIYNFAVAGCNLVRTDRRRTVTVAGAAIGTVLAVGGMYHYLIPFLVLLGTFIPPMGGVIMADFWLKHRGRYPALIDANLPAFDRRGLTAYAIGAAAAYFSPLLPPLVGVLMAALSYALLLRVGQPAPVNRLSSSTEHSVSH
- a CDS encoding ABC transporter substrate-binding protein, which gives rise to MKKIAMKSALATSSLLAAAVSAGAHAEERFALFDLGSLDTLIALGASDQVVGYPKQTMPGYLSSLEEGDYTDIGGLKTPDLDALAESEPTLIVYTGRQGEHKEALEAIAPLFDAGLTGDDYLAAFDDNVRTLAEHAGLESEAEDALETLHNEIETQREALADAPRTLVVTHNDGNYSLNEHPVIHELLGVEKQAMPDGVEAETFGERSFTRLSPEAIAEIDPERLLIIDRSAAIGQQPLDADELRQQLEEAGAANAEVAVLSPALWYLSGGGLQSLSLQIDEVVSALGTAPAS
- a CDS encoding class I SAM-dependent methyltransferase, whose product is MASVLFEHIEALQGEREWGDFLDAGTGINSINWVSGLDTARWTAVTGAGGMAQSVERAVQGKKREQDRLVLGNWQDPRFLADERFDTVLADYLLGAIDGFAPYWQDELFPRLCALTKKRLYLVGLEPYVPFDATTASGKLVVEIGRLRDACLLLAGERTYREYPSAWVERQLDRAGFEVVETKRFPIRYGKKFVEGQMKMCRQRMATIADRYLAQAMLKHVEDLERRALSHIDIDGGLSHGADYVMVAEPKKSAPQGA
- the preA gene encoding NAD-dependent dihydropyrimidine dehydrogenase subunit PreA, with amino-acid sequence MNTNAFTPLAFPGKKGRGDAVVNGVDLSVNFAGIKAPNPFWLASAPPTDKAYNVVRAFEAGWGGVVWKTLGEEPPAVNVSSRYSAHYGKNREVIGFNNIELITDRSLEVNLAEITQVKKEWPDRALIVSIMVPCVEASWAYILPRVEATGADGIELNLGCPHGMPERGMGAAVGQNPDLIEQVTAWCKKYYSKPVIVKLTPNITDIRVGARAALRGGADAVSLINTINSITSIDLDNMVAKPTVGHQSTHGGYCGSAVKPIAMNMVAEIARDVETPALPISGIGGISSWRDAAEFIALGAGSVQVCTAAMLNGFRIVEEMKDGLSRWMAEKGYASVEAFSRKAIPQTTDWKHLDINFKTIAHIDQDLCIECGRCYIACEDTSHQSIAKLSEPGGARRYEVIDEECVGCNLCQITCPVENCITMVPQETGKDFLAWDDDPRNPFKAAG
- a CDS encoding NAD(P)-dependent oxidoreductase — its product is MTHPLDYLPSAQEVGTYDGPALAGNFSDLHPPLTQRQAIIESQRCLYCFDAPCVEACPSEIDVPSFIRQINEGNVNGAAQTILEANILGGSCARVCPTEILCEQSCVRNHDAECQPVLIGLLQRHATDHMQFDGHPFKRASATGRHIAVVGAGPAGLSCAHRLALLGHRVTIFEAEAKPGGLNEYGIARYKMTDDFARREVEFLLEVGGIDIEYGQRLGENVTLGELRERFDSVFLGLGLGASRALMLSDEDATGSLAAVDYIKLLRQTNDLGQLPVARRCIVIGAGNTAIDMATQMARLGASEVTLVYRRGLEAMSATHHEQEIAKANGVRMLTWAQPDQVLLDEQGRVSGMRFARTRAEERGLALTGEHVDIPADAIFKAIGQGFASESLKDATAAELARDGERIRIDDHFQTSVAGVYAGGDCVAPGQDLTVQAVQHGKLAAHAIHQALIARQEAA
- the hydA gene encoding dihydropyrimidinase; its protein translation is MSLLIKGGTVVTHADTYRADVLCVDGKIEAIGMNLDTPEGCEIVDATDQLVMPGGIDPHTHMQMPFMGAVASEDFYTGTAAAMAGGTTTIIDFVIPSPGQSLLEAFETWQGWAEKAATDFAFHVAITWWDDSVKEEMGTLVHEHGVNSFKHFMAYKGAIMATDDILVESFSRCLELGAVPTVHAENGELVYHMQQKLLAQGMTGPEAHPLSRPPQVEGEAASRAIRIASTLGAPVYLVHVSTKDAVDEIAYARQQGHAVFGEALAGHLVLDDSVYQHPDWATAAAHVMSPPFRPKGHQEALWHGLQSGNLQTTATDHCCFCEEQKAAGREDFTKIPNGTAGVEDRMAVLWDEGVNTGKLSTQQFVALTSTNTAEIFNLYPRKGAIQVGADADIVVWDPNGTRTISAKTHHQNVDFNIFEGKTVRGIARHTVSQGKWVWRDGKELHAERGAGRYLERPAYPGIFEQLKKRAELNAPKAVNR
- a CDS encoding nitrilase-related carbon-nitrogen hydrolase; translation: MQTMKIGLIQMGLKASTDQDPAQIRDAMNEAHLPMIEQAASQGVQVLCFQEVFNQPYFCPSQDEKWYAAAERVPEGPTCQLMQTLAAKHRMVIIVPVYEETETGVYYNTAAVFDADGSFLGKYHKTHIPQVAGFWEKYFFKPGKSDWPVFDTAFGKIGVYICYDRHFPEGWRALALNGAEVIFNPSATVAGLSQYLWELEQPASAAANGCFIAAINRVGTEAPWNIGDFYGSSYIVNPRGKIEAQASATEDELLVHEIDLDAVREARNNWQFFRDRRPETYTRLTDGE